One Sinorhizobium mexicanum genomic region harbors:
- a CDS encoding acetate--CoA ligase family protein, whose protein sequence is MTTPPRSLDRLIRPRSIAVFGGKEARRVIEQCDKMGFAGEIWPVHPREEEIRGRRCYRSVADLPDAPDASFVGVNRALTIEIIRELAARGAGGAVCYASGFREAASELADGNDLQEALVAAAGDMPIVGPNCYGFINMLDGALLWPDQHGMLRVERGVAILTQSSNIACNISMQTRGLPLAYVMTAGNQAQTGLSDIACAVLEDPRVTAVGLHIEGFDSIEALERLATRARELRKPVVTLKVGKSEAAQLATVSHTASLAGNDRVSSALLVRLGIGRVDTLPELLETLKLLHLHGPLASADISSMSCSGGEASLMADAGVRRRVNFRALREEQRQPLKESLGEMVTIANPLDYHTFVWGNRDKQTAAFTAMMKGGYALNLIVLDFPRLDRCDAADWVTTCEAVIASANATGAVAGIVASLGENMPEETALSLMAAGVVPFFGIDEALAAAETAAEIGAAWARPAPPPLLKVRAEAGDAVTLTEAEAKAELLESGVEVPRGKTAATAEEAADTAEALGFPVVLKGLGIAHKTEAGAVRLNLTSPDEVYAAANAMAAVASGYLVEKMVARPVAELIIGAMRDPVAGPVLTIGAGGILVELLDDSAILTLPTTEKAISEAIDSLKIRKLLDGYRGGPKGDVAALTRTVAAAASYVVSNASKLDELDINPIMVLPEGQGAIAADALIRRRK, encoded by the coding sequence ATGACCACCCCTCCCCGCTCTCTCGACCGGCTGATCCGCCCGCGCTCCATCGCCGTCTTCGGCGGCAAGGAGGCACGCCGCGTCATCGAACAATGCGACAAGATGGGCTTTGCCGGCGAGATCTGGCCGGTCCACCCACGCGAAGAAGAAATTCGCGGCCGCCGTTGCTACCGCTCGGTGGCGGACCTGCCGGATGCGCCGGACGCCTCTTTTGTCGGCGTTAACCGCGCACTGACGATCGAGATCATCCGCGAGCTCGCCGCACGCGGTGCCGGCGGCGCCGTTTGCTACGCCTCGGGCTTCCGCGAAGCAGCAAGCGAACTTGCCGACGGCAATGATCTGCAGGAGGCGCTGGTTGCCGCCGCCGGCGACATGCCGATCGTCGGGCCCAATTGCTACGGCTTCATCAACATGCTCGACGGCGCCCTGCTCTGGCCGGACCAGCACGGCATGCTGCGCGTCGAGCGCGGCGTCGCAATCCTCACGCAGTCTTCGAACATTGCCTGCAACATCTCCATGCAGACCCGCGGGCTGCCGCTCGCCTATGTCATGACCGCCGGCAACCAGGCGCAGACCGGGCTGTCCGACATCGCCTGCGCCGTGCTCGAAGATCCGCGCGTCACCGCCGTTGGCCTCCACATCGAGGGCTTCGACAGCATCGAGGCGCTGGAGCGGCTGGCGACCCGAGCTCGCGAGCTGCGCAAGCCCGTCGTCACGCTGAAGGTCGGCAAATCGGAAGCCGCCCAGCTTGCGACCGTCTCCCACACGGCCTCCCTCGCCGGCAACGACCGCGTCTCCTCGGCACTGCTTGTCCGCCTCGGCATCGGCCGGGTCGACACCCTGCCGGAGCTGCTCGAAACACTGAAGCTCCTCCACCTTCACGGCCCTCTTGCCAGCGCCGACATCTCCTCGATGAGCTGCTCTGGCGGCGAGGCCTCGCTGATGGCGGATGCCGGTGTCCGGCGGAGAGTCAACTTCCGGGCGCTCCGCGAAGAGCAGCGCCAGCCGCTGAAGGAAAGTCTCGGCGAGATGGTGACCATCGCCAATCCGCTCGATTACCACACCTTCGTCTGGGGCAACCGTGACAAGCAGACGGCCGCCTTCACCGCGATGATGAAGGGCGGCTATGCCTTGAACCTGATCGTGCTCGATTTCCCGCGTCTCGACCGCTGCGACGCCGCCGATTGGGTGACGACCTGCGAGGCCGTGATCGCCTCGGCAAACGCAACCGGCGCCGTCGCGGGCATCGTCGCAAGCCTCGGCGAGAACATGCCGGAAGAAACCGCCCTTTCGCTGATGGCTGCGGGCGTCGTTCCCTTCTTCGGCATCGACGAAGCGCTCGCCGCTGCGGAGACTGCGGCCGAGATCGGCGCCGCCTGGGCAAGACCTGCCCCGCCGCCTCTCCTCAAGGTCCGGGCCGAGGCGGGCGATGCCGTTACGCTGACCGAGGCGGAAGCCAAGGCCGAACTCCTCGAATCCGGCGTCGAAGTGCCTCGGGGAAAAACGGCTGCCACGGCCGAGGAAGCGGCAGATACCGCCGAAGCCCTCGGCTTCCCGGTGGTGCTCAAGGGCCTCGGCATCGCCCACAAGACCGAAGCCGGCGCGGTCCGGCTCAACCTCACGAGTCCCGACGAGGTCTACGCCGCCGCCAACGCAATGGCCGCCGTCGCTTCCGGTTATCTTGTGGAAAAGATGGTTGCCAGGCCCGTGGCGGAACTCATCATCGGAGCGATGCGCGATCCCGTTGCCGGCCCGGTGCTCACGATCGGCGCGGGCGGAATCCTCGTGGAATTGCTCGATGATTCCGCGATCCTGACGCTTCCGACCACAGAAAAAGCGATTTCGGAGGCGATCGACAGTCTCAAGATCAGAAAACTGCTGGACGGCTATCGCGGCGGTCCGAAGGGCGATGTGGCGGCGCTGACCAGGACTGTCGCCGCAGCGGCATCCTATGTCGTTTCAAACGCTTCAAAGCTCGACGAACTCGATATCAATCCTATTATGGTGTTACCGGAAGGCCAAGGAGCTATCGCCGCTGACGCCCTGATCCGCCGGAGGAAATGA
- a CDS encoding carnitinyl-CoA dehydratase, with amino-acid sequence MTGPILTRREGGILEVTIDRPKANAIDLKTSRIMGEIFREFRDDSALRVAIITGAGEKFFCPGWDLKAAAEGDAVDGDYGVGGFGGIQELRDLNKPIIAAVNGICCGGGLEIALSTDLILAAEHATFALPEIRSGTVADAASIKLPKRIPYHIAMDMLLTGRWLDVTEANRWGFVNEILPANRLMERAWELARLLESGPPLVYAAIKEVVREAEGRDFQTTMNKITRRQFKTVDVLYSSEDQLEGARAFAEKRDPVWKGR; translated from the coding sequence ATGACCGGACCGATCCTCACCCGCCGTGAAGGCGGCATTCTCGAAGTCACGATCGACCGGCCGAAGGCCAACGCCATCGATCTGAAGACCAGCCGGATCATGGGCGAAATCTTCCGCGAGTTCCGCGACGACTCCGCCTTGCGCGTGGCGATCATCACCGGCGCGGGCGAAAAATTCTTCTGCCCTGGCTGGGACCTCAAGGCGGCTGCCGAAGGCGACGCCGTCGACGGCGACTATGGCGTCGGCGGTTTCGGCGGCATCCAGGAACTGCGCGACCTCAACAAGCCGATCATCGCCGCCGTCAACGGCATCTGTTGCGGCGGCGGTCTCGAAATCGCGCTTTCGACCGACCTCATCCTTGCCGCCGAACATGCGACCTTCGCGCTGCCGGAAATCCGTTCTGGTACCGTCGCCGATGCCGCTTCGATCAAATTGCCAAAGCGCATCCCCTACCACATCGCCATGGACATGCTGTTGACCGGCCGCTGGCTCGACGTCACCGAGGCGAACCGCTGGGGCTTCGTCAACGAGATCCTGCCGGCCAACCGACTGATGGAACGCGCCTGGGAGCTTGCGCGCCTGCTCGAGAGCGGACCGCCACTCGTCTACGCCGCGATCAAGGAAGTGGTGCGCGAGGCGGAAGGCCGCGATTTCCAGACGACGATGAACAAGATTACCCGCCGGCAGTTCAAGACGGTCGATGTCCTCTATTCGAGCGAAGACCAGCTCGAAGGAGCACGCGCCTTCGCCGAGAAGCGCGATCCCGTCTGGAAGGGGCGCTGA
- a CDS encoding ABC transporter substrate-binding protein, with protein sequence MSDYKDYLTRQVMLGKMNRREFLGRAAAFGIAASNAGTLFATSAAAQEPKRGGHLKLGLEGAAATDSRDPAKALSQFMFVVGRNWGDMLVESHPTTGAPVPALAESWEPSADAATWTFTIRKGVKFHDGKELTIDDVIKTLQRHTDDKSESGALGVMKSIKEIKADGDKLVLTLTEGNADMPLLLSDYHLIIQPNGGLDKPDAMIGTGPYKVASFEPGVRATFEKNADDWRTDRGYVDSIELIAMNDATARIAALSSGQVHYINRVDPKTVSLLKRAPTVEILNTSGRGHYVFIMHCNTAPFDNNDLRMALKYAMDRETMVQRILGGYGKVGNDFPINDTYALFPEGIEQRAYDPDKAAFHYKKSGHSGPVLLRTSDVAFPGAVDAAVLYQESAKKAGIEIEVKREPGDGYWTNVWNVQPFSTSYWGGRPTQDQMYSTAYLSNADWNDTRFQRPDFDKLLLEARSELDEAKRKDMYRTLAMTVRDEGGVILPMFNDFVNAATKQVKGYVHDIGNDMSNGYVATRVWLDA encoded by the coding sequence ATGAGCGATTACAAAGACTATCTGACACGACAGGTCATGCTGGGCAAAATGAACCGGCGTGAGTTTCTCGGACGCGCGGCAGCTTTCGGCATCGCCGCTTCGAACGCCGGCACGCTTTTCGCAACCAGCGCCGCGGCGCAGGAGCCGAAGCGCGGCGGGCACCTGAAGCTCGGTCTCGAAGGCGCAGCTGCGACCGACTCACGGGATCCGGCAAAGGCTCTTTCGCAATTCATGTTTGTCGTCGGCCGCAACTGGGGCGACATGCTTGTCGAGAGCCATCCTACGACCGGTGCGCCGGTGCCGGCACTCGCCGAATCCTGGGAGCCTTCCGCTGACGCAGCGACCTGGACCTTCACGATCCGCAAGGGCGTCAAGTTCCATGACGGCAAGGAATTGACCATCGACGACGTGATCAAGACCCTGCAGCGCCACACCGACGACAAGTCGGAATCGGGCGCGCTCGGCGTGATGAAGTCGATCAAGGAAATCAAGGCCGACGGCGACAAGCTTGTGCTGACCCTGACGGAAGGCAACGCCGACATGCCGCTGCTGCTTTCCGACTATCACCTCATCATTCAGCCGAACGGCGGCCTCGACAAGCCGGACGCGATGATCGGCACCGGCCCGTACAAGGTGGCGAGTTTCGAACCCGGCGTGCGCGCCACTTTCGAAAAGAATGCCGACGACTGGCGCACGGATCGGGGCTATGTGGATTCGATCGAACTGATCGCCATGAACGATGCGACCGCGCGCATCGCGGCGCTTTCCTCCGGTCAGGTGCACTACATCAACCGCGTCGATCCGAAGACGGTCAGCCTCCTGAAACGGGCACCCACGGTTGAGATCCTCAATACGTCGGGCCGTGGCCACTACGTCTTCATCATGCATTGCAACACCGCGCCGTTCGACAACAACGACCTGCGCATGGCGCTGAAATACGCGATGGATCGCGAAACGATGGTCCAGCGCATCCTCGGCGGCTACGGCAAGGTCGGCAACGATTTCCCGATCAACGACACCTATGCGCTGTTCCCGGAAGGGATCGAGCAGCGCGCCTATGATCCCGACAAGGCCGCCTTCCACTACAAGAAATCCGGGCATAGCGGCCCGGTCCTGCTGCGCACGTCCGATGTCGCCTTCCCGGGGGCGGTTGACGCCGCCGTTCTCTATCAGGAGAGCGCCAAGAAGGCCGGCATCGAGATCGAGGTCAAGCGTGAACCGGGCGACGGCTACTGGACCAACGTCTGGAACGTCCAGCCCTTCTCGACCTCCTACTGGGGCGGCCGTCCGACCCAGGATCAGATGTACTCGACGGCCTATCTATCGAACGCCGACTGGAACGACACTCGCTTCCAGCGTCCGGATTTTGACAAGCTCCTGCTCGAGGCCCGCTCGGAACTCGACGAGGCCAAACGCAAGGACATGTACCGTACTCTGGCGATGACGGTGCGCGACGAGGGCGGCGTGATCCTGCCGATGTTCAATGATTTCGTGAACGCCGCCACCAAGCAGGTGAAGGGCTATGTCCACGACATTGGCAATGACATGTCGAACGGCTATGTCGCAACCCGTGTTTGGCTCGACGCGTGA
- a CDS encoding ABC transporter permease: protein MTESGPMTGPVLTDGTAGEQPRSADLSGVPAKPNPTGANGEIGGTFWRRFVFRRPLAALILQRLGLSVGLLFAVSLMIFGGIEALPGDFATTYLGQSATPQAVENIRKDLGLDRPWSERYLNWLGGAVKGDFGTSWASKNSVSEQIGNRLGNSLFLAFFAALISVPLAVGLGMLAVQFRNRMPDKIINVISLAAISLPEFFIGYLLIMFFAVKWGVATFPATVYESMSFTERLSAIALPVATLVLVVLAHMMRMTRAAILNVMSSAYVETAELKGLSTFRIIARHAAPNAVAPVINVIALNLAYLVVGVVVVEVVFVYPGMGQYMVDAVTVRDMPVVQACGLIFAAFYIFLNMAADILAILANPRLRHPR, encoded by the coding sequence ATGACGGAAAGCGGACCAATGACTGGTCCGGTTCTGACGGATGGGACCGCGGGTGAACAGCCGCGGTCTGCCGACCTTTCCGGAGTGCCAGCAAAACCCAACCCCACCGGCGCCAACGGCGAGATCGGTGGCACCTTCTGGCGGCGTTTCGTCTTTCGCCGTCCTCTCGCGGCGCTGATCCTTCAGCGCCTCGGCTTGAGTGTTGGATTGCTTTTCGCCGTGTCGCTGATGATCTTCGGCGGCATCGAAGCCTTGCCCGGCGATTTCGCCACCACCTATCTCGGCCAGTCGGCAACACCGCAGGCGGTCGAAAACATCCGCAAGGACCTCGGCCTCGACCGGCCGTGGAGCGAACGCTACCTCAACTGGCTCGGCGGCGCCGTCAAGGGTGACTTCGGCACCTCGTGGGCCAGCAAGAATTCGGTCAGCGAGCAGATCGGCAACCGGCTCGGCAATTCGTTGTTCCTTGCGTTCTTTGCCGCGCTCATCTCCGTCCCGCTCGCCGTCGGGCTCGGCATGCTGGCCGTGCAGTTCCGCAACCGAATGCCGGACAAGATCATCAACGTGATATCGCTCGCGGCGATCTCGCTGCCGGAATTCTTCATCGGCTACCTGCTGATCATGTTCTTTGCCGTCAAATGGGGCGTCGCCACCTTCCCGGCGACGGTCTATGAGAGCATGAGCTTCACCGAACGGCTTTCGGCGATCGCGCTTCCGGTCGCGACCCTCGTCCTCGTCGTTCTCGCCCATATGATGCGCATGACGCGGGCGGCAATCCTCAACGTCATGTCATCTGCCTATGTCGAGACCGCCGAACTGAAGGGGCTCAGCACCTTCCGCATCATCGCTCGTCACGCCGCTCCAAACGCCGTGGCCCCGGTCATCAACGTCATCGCGCTGAACCTGGCCTACTTGGTCGTCGGCGTCGTCGTCGTCGAGGTGGTCTTCGTCTATCCGGGCATGGGGCAATACATGGTGGATGCGGTCACGGTGCGCGACATGCCGGTCGTGCAGGCCTGCGGCCTGATCTTCGCGGCCTTCTACATCTTCCTCAATATGGCGGCAGACATTCTCGCCATTCTCGCCAACCCGAGACTGAGGCACCCGCGATGA
- a CDS encoding ABC transporter permease, whose protein sequence is MNLRSIPLSAWVGIAGIAIAILCAIFAPVIAPYGERDVVGEIWLPAGGDFLLGTDNLGRDLLSRLIYGARTTILVALAATVLSFSLGMILSFAAAVMGGFVDQLFSRFNDLMMAIPTLIFALVVLAVLPQHLWILILVMAVLDSTRVFRIGRAVALDVAVMEFVEAARLRGEGSLWIIFREILPNTLSPLLAEFGLRFAFSILFLSTLSFLGLGIQPPAADWGGMVKDNKDGIIFGISAALVPGAAIATLAICVNLVVDWLMKRTSSLKGGRGDA, encoded by the coding sequence ATGAACCTGAGATCTATCCCCCTGAGCGCCTGGGTAGGCATCGCGGGCATCGCGATCGCCATTCTCTGCGCGATTTTCGCACCGGTCATCGCGCCCTATGGCGAGCGGGACGTCGTCGGCGAAATCTGGCTTCCGGCCGGCGGCGACTTCCTGCTCGGCACCGACAATCTCGGGCGCGACCTCCTCTCGCGCCTGATCTACGGCGCCCGCACTACCATTCTCGTGGCGCTGGCGGCAACAGTGCTCTCCTTCTCGCTCGGCATGATCCTAAGCTTTGCCGCGGCGGTCATGGGTGGCTTCGTCGACCAGCTCTTCTCGCGCTTCAACGATCTGATGATGGCGATTCCGACGCTGATCTTCGCCCTCGTCGTGCTCGCGGTATTGCCGCAGCATCTGTGGATCCTGATCCTGGTGATGGCGGTGCTCGATTCCACCCGCGTCTTCCGCATCGGCCGTGCCGTCGCGCTCGACGTTGCGGTGATGGAGTTCGTCGAGGCGGCACGGCTCAGAGGCGAAGGCTCGCTCTGGATCATCTTCCGCGAGATCCTGCCGAACACGCTGTCGCCGCTGCTCGCCGAATTCGGCCTACGCTTTGCCTTCTCGATCCTGTTCCTCTCCACCCTCTCCTTCCTCGGCCTCGGCATCCAGCCACCGGCCGCCGACTGGGGCGGCATGGTCAAGGACAACAAGGACGGCATCATCTTCGGCATCTCGGCCGCCTTGGTGCCGGGCGCGGCGATCGCGACGCTCGCAATCTGCGTCAACCTCGTCGTCGACTGGCTGATGAAGCGGACCTCGAGCCTGAAAGGAGGGCGCGGCGATGCCTGA
- a CDS encoding ABC transporter ATP-binding protein, producing MPELLSVKNLKIEATSYPPGEPPKVVTLVEGVSFDLQKGKVLGLIGESGAGKSTIGLSALAYGRGGCRIIGGEVLLNGRDILKLGRSGINSVRGAQVCYVAQSAAAAFNPAHKLGDQVIEASVRHGIMTRDEAEKRALYLFRVLGLPNPETFGERYPHQVSGGQLQRAMTAMALCPNPELIVFDEPTTALDVTTQIDVLAAIKHAIEETHTAALYITHDLAVVAQVSDDIMVLRHGKTVEYGTTKQVIEAPKEDYTRALVSVRQTKRDEAADQSGTLLKIEHVHAGYANGFKVLHDVSMHLPKGQTLAIVGESGSGKSTLARVITGLLPPSEGRITFDGKELPKALKGRTNDELRRIQMIYQMADTAMNPRQTVRDIIGRPLSFYFSMHGARKTERVKELLDQIEMGPRFLDRYPAELSGGQKQRVAIARSLAARPELILCDEPTSALDPLVAEGILNLLLRLQEETAVSYVFITHDIAIVRAIADSVAVMHRGRLVRFGPKSKVLSPPFDDYTDLLLKSVPEMEIGWLEKVLKTRRMESAGN from the coding sequence ATGCCTGAGCTTCTTTCCGTCAAGAACCTGAAAATCGAGGCGACGAGCTACCCGCCGGGCGAACCGCCAAAGGTCGTGACCCTGGTCGAAGGCGTTTCTTTCGACTTGCAGAAAGGCAAGGTGCTCGGTCTCATCGGCGAGTCGGGCGCCGGCAAGTCAACGATAGGCCTTTCGGCACTTGCCTATGGCCGCGGCGGCTGCCGCATCATCGGCGGCGAGGTGCTGCTCAACGGCCGCGACATCCTGAAGCTTGGCCGTTCCGGCATCAACTCGGTGCGCGGCGCCCAGGTCTGCTATGTTGCACAATCCGCAGCAGCCGCCTTCAACCCGGCCCACAAACTCGGCGACCAGGTCATCGAGGCCTCGGTCCGGCACGGCATCATGACGCGGGATGAAGCCGAAAAACGCGCGCTTTATCTCTTCCGGGTGCTCGGCCTGCCCAATCCGGAAACCTTCGGCGAGCGATACCCTCACCAGGTTTCGGGCGGCCAGTTGCAGCGCGCCATGACCGCCATGGCGCTCTGCCCGAACCCGGAACTGATCGTCTTCGACGAACCGACCACGGCGCTTGATGTCACCACGCAGATCGACGTGCTTGCCGCGATCAAGCACGCTATCGAGGAGACGCATACGGCGGCGCTCTACATCACCCACGATCTCGCCGTGGTGGCGCAGGTGTCCGACGACATCATGGTGCTGCGCCATGGCAAGACCGTCGAATACGGCACGACCAAGCAGGTGATCGAAGCGCCCAAGGAAGACTATACCCGCGCCCTCGTCAGCGTCCGTCAGACCAAGCGCGACGAAGCAGCGGACCAGTCCGGTACGCTTCTCAAGATCGAGCATGTCCATGCCGGCTATGCCAATGGCTTCAAGGTGCTGCACGACGTGTCGATGCACCTGCCGAAGGGCCAGACGCTGGCAATCGTTGGAGAATCCGGCTCCGGCAAGTCGACGCTCGCCCGCGTCATCACCGGCCTTTTGCCACCGTCCGAGGGCCGCATCACCTTCGACGGCAAGGAACTGCCAAAGGCATTGAAGGGCCGGACGAACGACGAGCTGCGCCGCATCCAGATGATCTACCAGATGGCGGATACAGCGATGAATCCGCGCCAGACCGTGCGTGACATCATCGGCCGCCCGCTTTCCTTCTATTTCAGCATGCACGGCGCCAGGAAGACCGAGCGGGTCAAGGAACTGCTCGACCAGATCGAGATGGGGCCGCGGTTCCTCGACCGCTATCCGGCCGAGCTTTCCGGTGGCCAGAAGCAACGCGTCGCGATCGCCCGGTCTCTTGCCGCCAGGCCGGAACTCATCCTGTGCGATGAGCCCACCTCGGCGCTGGACCCTTTGGTGGCCGAAGGCATCCTGAATCTGCTTCTGAGGCTTCAGGAGGAAACCGCTGTTTCCTATGTCTTTATCACCCACGACATCGCCATCGTTCGAGCCATCGCCGACAGCGTCGCGGTCATGCACCGCGGTCGCTTGGTGCGCTTCGGACCGAAGTCGAAGGTGCTCTCGCCGCCGTTCGACGACTATACCGACCTGCTCCTGAAATCGGTGCCGGAGATGGAAATCGGCTGGTTGGAAAAGGTGCTGAAGACACGGCGCATGGAGAGCGCCGGTAATTGA
- a CDS encoding helix-turn-helix domain-containing protein, with amino-acid sequence MEQDDTFVTNLRFACATRRSISQICREIGINRQQFNRYINGEARPSPHNVARIVAFFGVSTQDFSLSPKLFEARMTRPERHRLEAGQLLEGFPGDAAALRRHLGYYQTYHLSLSWPGFIVCSCAHIYEEGGSIRVKSIERIRDVANEIQQFSKYVGLVTFWRNRIFIAERTVGHASMLAQTILMPFEVHQRVYLRGTTMGVSWRKENLPYASRMIWRHIGQDPDKRQMLSRCGLLPFGSRQLPSAVRRFLETPDAEVLTIPAEY; translated from the coding sequence GTGGAGCAGGACGATACGTTCGTCACCAACTTGCGTTTCGCCTGCGCGACCCGGCGTTCGATCTCGCAGATTTGCCGCGAAATCGGTATCAATCGCCAGCAGTTCAATCGCTACATTAACGGCGAGGCGCGGCCGTCACCGCACAACGTTGCACGGATCGTGGCGTTCTTCGGGGTTTCGACACAGGATTTTTCGCTCTCGCCAAAACTCTTCGAAGCGCGGATGACTCGTCCCGAGCGCCATCGCCTGGAAGCGGGGCAACTCCTTGAAGGGTTCCCGGGCGATGCCGCGGCCCTTCGCCGCCATCTCGGCTACTACCAGACCTATCATCTTTCGCTCTCCTGGCCCGGCTTCATTGTCTGTTCCTGCGCGCATATCTACGAAGAAGGCGGCTCGATCCGGGTGAAATCGATCGAGCGCATTCGCGACGTGGCAAACGAGATCCAGCAGTTCTCGAAATATGTCGGCCTTGTCACCTTCTGGCGGAACCGCATCTTCATTGCCGAGCGTACCGTCGGGCACGCGTCGATGCTGGCGCAGACGATCCTGATGCCATTCGAGGTGCACCAGCGGGTCTATCTGCGCGGCACCACGATGGGGGTTTCGTGGCGGAAGGAGAACCTGCCTTACGCCTCGCGTATGATCTGGCGGCATATCGGGCAGGATCCGGACAAGCGCCAGATGCTTTCGCGCTGCGGGCTGCTTCCCTTCGGATCACGGCAGTTGCCGTCTGCAGTCAGGCGCTTTCTGGAGACCCCGGACGCCGAGGTGTTGACCATCCCGGCAGAGTATTAG
- a CDS encoding ABC transporter substrate-binding protein, which translates to MTELTKRPDGLIVPTGINRRGFLAGTAALGLAAGLGGTLPAGKAHAQEPKRGGHLKLGLKGGATTDSLDPAAYTGSVSFVIGHLWGDKLVESDPVTGAPLPSIASSWEPSADASVWTFKIRNDIAFHDGSKLTVADAVATLKRHSDEGSKSGALGLMRSIKTIEEKAGDLVLTLTEGNADLPLLLTDYHLIIQPGGGVENPASTIGTGPYKLVSYEAGIRATFEKNTADWRSDRGFVDSVEIIVMNDNSARIAALSSGQVHFINNVDPKTVSLLKRAPRVQILQTPGKGFYSFLMHCDTAPFDNNDLRLALKYAIDRQAILDRAVGGYGKLGNDYPVNENYALAPTGIEQRVYDPDKAAFHYKKSGHDRPILLRTSDAAFPGAVDAAVLFQESARKAGIELEIRREPEDGYWTNVWNVQPFSASYWGGRPTQDSRYSTSYLSSAEWNDTRFKRADFDKLLLQARSELDEAKRKELYHTMAVMVRDEGGLILPVFNDYVNAASASLKGFVHDIGNDLSNGYVGSRVWFDS; encoded by the coding sequence ATGACGGAACTCACGAAGCGTCCCGACGGCCTTATCGTCCCGACTGGCATCAACCGCCGCGGCTTCCTCGCGGGCACGGCCGCGCTGGGTCTCGCCGCCGGCCTCGGTGGCACGCTGCCGGCGGGCAAGGCCCACGCACAGGAGCCGAAACGCGGCGGCCACCTGAAGCTCGGCCTCAAAGGCGGCGCGACAACGGATTCCCTCGATCCAGCCGCCTATACCGGCTCCGTTTCGTTCGTGATCGGTCATCTCTGGGGCGACAAGCTCGTCGAATCCGATCCGGTGACTGGCGCGCCCCTCCCCTCGATCGCCTCTTCCTGGGAGCCTTCCGCGGATGCCTCGGTCTGGACCTTCAAGATCCGCAACGACATCGCCTTCCATGACGGCAGCAAGCTGACGGTCGCCGACGCGGTCGCGACGCTGAAGCGACACTCCGACGAGGGCTCGAAGTCGGGCGCGCTTGGCCTGATGCGGTCGATCAAGACGATCGAAGAAAAGGCCGGTGATCTCGTTCTGACGCTTACGGAAGGCAATGCGGACCTGCCGCTGCTGCTCACCGATTACCACCTGATCATCCAGCCGGGCGGTGGCGTCGAAAATCCTGCCTCCACGATCGGAACGGGGCCGTACAAGCTCGTAAGCTATGAGGCCGGCATCCGCGCGACCTTCGAGAAGAACACCGCCGACTGGCGCTCGGATCGCGGCTTTGTCGACAGCGTCGAGATCATCGTCATGAACGATAATTCCGCGCGCATCGCGGCGCTTTCCTCGGGCCAGGTGCATTTCATCAACAACGTCGACCCGAAGACCGTATCGCTTCTCAAGCGCGCCCCTCGCGTCCAGATCCTTCAGACCCCAGGCAAGGGCTTCTACAGCTTCCTGATGCATTGCGACACGGCGCCCTTCGACAACAACGATCTCAGGCTGGCGCTGAAATACGCGATCGACCGGCAGGCCATCCTGGATCGGGCCGTTGGCGGCTACGGCAAGCTCGGCAACGACTATCCGGTCAACGAAAACTACGCGCTCGCGCCTACGGGCATCGAGCAGCGCGTCTACGATCCGGATAAGGCGGCCTTCCACTACAAGAAATCCGGTCATGACCGGCCGATCCTGCTGCGCACCTCCGATGCCGCCTTCCCCGGCGCGGTCGACGCAGCGGTTCTCTTCCAGGAAAGCGCCCGCAAGGCTGGCATCGAGCTCGAAATCAGGCGCGAGCCGGAGGATGGCTATTGGACCAATGTCTGGAACGTCCAGCCATTCTCCGCCTCCTATTGGGGTGGGCGCCCGACGCAAGATTCCCGCTACTCGACCTCATATCTCTCAAGCGCGGAATGGAACGACACGCGCTTCAAGCGTGCGGATTTCGACAAGCTCTTGTTGCAGGCGCGCTCCGAACTTGACGAGGCGAAACGCAAGGAACTCTATCATACGATGGCGGTTATGGTGCGCGACGAAGGCGGTCTGATCCTGCCCGTCTTCAACGATTACGTGAACGCCGCCTCCGCCTCGCTGAAGGGCTTCGTGCACGACATCGGCAACGACCTTTCGAACGGCTATGTGGGAAGCCGCGTCTGGTTCGACAGCTAA